One Engystomops pustulosus chromosome 7, aEngPut4.maternal, whole genome shotgun sequence DNA window includes the following coding sequences:
- the LOC140069268 gene encoding NACHT, LRR and PYD domains-containing protein 3-like — translation MGQFATKRGPEAKKELHIWMSRCDDCELRTIYEYFTNDFIYIVQSLETKVLLQELDSFNTCDVKKYEEMRNDLGPFVFAEKMVEDILAQGREAIIAFWKCLYELVYDYACSNLSSLLNYIKSLGDTLMHQIQLDKHGHPLSSELKDTQKLHKKYLLEYSQNVADKKLSTATCEADHHDHHMDMMVVSKLHRRSQHGVVESGVKHYSYLRKHITFINLECISLKMLFRGSYLFDGVPHSVLITGAPGVGKTTLLKTFVCEWVNGKIYQRFSFVFFFRFQELNTMGKVSLETMILQLYPYLEDRLPSILKYPEKILFIFDGLEESIHQIDFISPKFCTNVSQVENMGTIVVSLVGQSLMKGCFVLMTMETSRVKRRHTTAFTQVAEIMGFSPKNKKLYFHRYFKKKAFSDQVFSYVKDIGALYNFCFIPNFCWMVCEVFSMRFTQETINPQDFSLLPKTLTQLLAGFVSKILSNRKQDKSHNRKLLASIGWMAGYGISNEIFAFDEQVLATFGIDSTSELLHQFMLETNPPPNVTFRFLHPFMPEFLAALVHYINYSPEKLYNSLEKANTYKYCCDEVFISFLCGLSNKSTRSVLRPYLGKLSSKSITRVVKYVSAWLIQQSNAEVHKLEEFRNNQRRCLTMFYYLYEARDKHLVREALGSCRRLNLSSVSLTPLDCTALAFILESCKDVEELDLGSCKFHEEYLRKFAPLLHDLKDLRLSSVMMTNDGVQFICPALINPESKIQTLWLGFNKLTDLSCIYLASAIRNNTSLRMLDLSWNDLSGPHFSDLMDVLSSPTCRIEELWLDHAGLIETSAIQLASGIRNNRSLRKLNLSRNFLNGPHFQGLMKALSSPTCRIEELELCEIDLTDEYAPLLKTLSKNISLTHLDLSNNKMSDASGRHLKELILKSRLKEISIYLNRMMSREMRQNLRNLRVERPGLAVYMDG, via the exons ATGGGACAGTTTGCTACAAAACGTGGACCAGAAG CAAAGAAGGAGCTTCACATCTGGATGTCTAGATGTGACGATTGTGAGCTGAGAACCATCTATGAATATTTCACAAATGATTTCATCTATATTGTACAGTCCTTGGAAACTAAGGTGCTCCTCCAAGAACTGGACTCGTTCAATACCTGTGACGTAAAG AAGTACGAAGAGATGAGAAATGATCTCGGACCATTTGTCTTTGCCGAAAAGATGGTGGAAGATATTTTGGCTCAAGGTCGAGAAGCAATTATTGCATTTTGGAAGTGCCTTTATGAGCTGGTTTACGATTATGCATGCTCTAATCTGAGCTCGCTACTCAATTACATAAAAAGTTTAG GTGACACTTTAATGCACCAAATCCAACTGGACAAACACGGGCATCCATTGTCTTCAGAATTAAAAG ATACCCAGAAACTTCACAAGAAGTATCTCCTGGAATATTCTCAGAATGTTGCAGACAAGAAGTTGTCCACAGCTACATGCGAAGCAGATCATCACGATCATCACATGGATATGATGGTCGTTAGTAAATTGCATCGACGATCTCAGCATGGTGTTGTCGAGAGCGGAGTGAAACATTACAGCTATTTGCGAAAACatataacttttataaatttagAATGTATTTCCCTTAAAATGCTCTTCCGAGGTTCCTACTTATTTGATGGTGTCCCACATTCAGTGTTGATTACAGGAGCACCCGGAGTGGGAAAGACCACCCTACTGAAGACATTTGTTTGCGAATGGGTAAATGGGAAAATCTATCAGAGattttcttttgtcttttttttccgaTTCCAAGAACTGAACACAATGGGTAAAGTCAGCTTGGAGACCATGATCCTTCAGCTATACCCATATCTAGAGGACCGGCTTCCAAGTATCTTAAAATATCCAGAGAAAATTCTATTCATATTTGATGGACTAGAAGAAAGTATCCACCAAATAGATTTTATTTCACCCAAGTTCTGCACTAATGTAAGTCAAGTTGAAAACATGGGCACCATTGTGGTCAGTTTAGTGGGACAGTCTCtcatgaagggatgttttgtgcTAATGACCATGGAGACAAGTCGGGTCAAGCGGAGACATACAACTGCTTTCACGCAGGTAGCAGAAATTATGGGTTTTAGCCCAAAGAACAAAAAACTGTATTTCCATAGATATTTTAAGAAGAAGGCATTTTCGGACCAAGTTTTTAGTTACGTAAAAGACATTGGGGCCCTTTATAATTTCTGCTTCATCCCCAACTTCTGCTGGATGGTTTGTGAAgtattttcaatgcgttttacaCAGGAAACAATAAATCCCCAAGATTTTTCATTGTTGCCTAAAACCTTGACCCAACTGTTGGCAGGATTTGTTAGCAAAATATTATCAAATCGGAAACAAGACAAAAGCCACAATCGGAAACTGTTGGCATCCATTGGTTGGATGGCTGGTTATGGTATTTCCAATGAAATTTTTGCTTTTGATGAACAAGTTTTGGCAACATTTGGAATTGATTCTACCTCTGAACTTTTACATCAATTTATGTTAGAAACTAATCCTCCTCCGAATGTCACCTTTCGCTTCTTACACCCCTTTATGCCAGAATTTTTAGCTGCTTTGGTCCATTATATCAATTATTCTCCTGAGAAACTGTATAACTCATTGGAGAAGGCCAATACATACAAATATTGCTGTGATGAAGTATTTATCTCTTTCCTCTGCGGCCTCTCTAACAAATCCACAAGGTCTGTCCTTAGACCATATTTGGGAAAATTGTCCTCGAAATCCATCACGCGTGTGGTCAAGTATGTATCTGCTTGGCTCATCCAACAATCTAATGCTGAGGTTCACAAACTGGAAGAATTTCGGAACAACCAGAGAAGATGCCTCACCATGTTTTACTATCTTTATGAAGCTCGGGATAAACATTTAGTCAGAGAAGCTCTGGGATCATGCAGAAGATTGAACCTTTCCTCGGTCAGTCTTACGCCTCTGGATTGCACGGCGTTGGCTTTTATCCTTGAATCATGCAAAGATGTTGAGGAACTTGATCTAGGTAGCTGTAAGTTTCATGAAGAATATTTAAGGAAATTTGCACCACTTCTGCATGATTTGAAAGACTTAAG ACTTTCTAGTGTTATGATGACAAACGATGGGGTCCAATTCATTTGTCCTGCATTAATAAATCCTGAGAGCAAGATCCAGACTCTGTG GTTGGGTTTTAATAAATTGACCGACCTCTCGTGTATTTATTTGGCATCAGCAATAAGGAATAACACATCCCTGAGGATGCTTGACCTCTCCTGGAACGATCTGTCTGGCCCTCACTTCAGTGACTTGATGGATGTTTTGTCCAGTCCGACCTGCAGGATAGAAGAATTATG GTTAGATCATGCCGGCTTGATTGAAACTTCTGCCATACAGTTGGCATCTGGGATAAGGAATAACAGGTCTTTGAGGAAGCTCAATCTCTCCAGAAACTTTCTGAATGGTCCTCACTTTCAGGGCTTGATGAAAGCTCTGTCCAGTCCAACCTGCAGGATAGAGGAATTAGA GTTGTGTGAGATCGATCTTACCGATGAGTATGCTCCATTACTGAAAACCCTGAGTAAGAACATCAGCCTCACTCATCTGGACCTGAGCAACAATAAGATGTCTGATGCAAGTGGCAGACACCTGAAAGAACTCATTCTGAAGTCCAGGCTGAAAGAGATCAG TATCTATCTTAATCGTATGATGTCCCGCGAAATGCGACAAAATCTAAGAAATTTACGCGTTGAGCGGCCAGGACTGGCTGTGTACATGGACGGGTAG
- the LOC140069271 gene encoding NACHT, LRR and PYD domains-containing protein 12-like isoform X1: protein MSKVSTKTSSLQDDGAKKFYQQLCQYEDHVLRMTYEYFQEDLLYIVENLNLYSLLHELDSHNIPDVKKYRDHEKDRKKLAQILLQDILNLRREHMIGFWLSLYNLRREHGLPSLHSVLDEFYQKGGSLEEEILLDEYGHTLPPKLKDIQNLHKKCLQERTAKLVEHKPPRCNQEEESFPICTRYVTLIIVSTDHFRKQYENELIETGVKHEEYLKETQNELQRVFLNKIFRWCHRSRLVPQMVMVVGVPGVGKTTLMQKIVYDWVKGDLYQRFSFVFFFKFRKLNKLDKVSLETLILHHYPYLWQQLGNIFQDPEKLLFIFDGLDESNQTMDFTSRHLCSDPKQPERCGHIVVSLVRKSLLNGCSVLMTSRPTRLASMDCRDFQRMVEITGFFTEERKIYFDNFFRDPELAEKAFTYVRQNDTLYTFCYLPSYCWIICTVLSRSFQTTSSDQQVSLLPKTVTQLFAIFVANILSNHSLEKSGAQKLLQSIGWMAEHGVMNHRVIFDGRDLESFHVDNKSKLLSSFLMESEEPVSYSFLHLTVQEFFSAFVHYADYSPEKLQESLERALSYCDGRGEMFLRFLCGLSDATTRSLLTGYLATQAAQASRDVITWLKNFIPEEQIQAHSEDHKRHLLRTFFYLFEARNADLVQESLKSYTCIDLSTVRMSALDCAVLAFILDTCKTIEELNLTGCFLQTEGLERLSPGLHTVKYLSLRANNLTNHSCISLASVIRTNPFLRKLHLSYNRLSGPHLSDLMGALSSPTCEIEELRLADNDLTDTCCIQLASGMTNPSLKILDLSRNRLSGPHLEDLMKALSSPGCRIEELYLDKVGLPDTSCIQLASGIRNNPFLKRLDLSNNFLSGHHLKDLMEALTSSTCKIEELHMLGNGLSDAEEEAVRNLRTLKSNLKILI from the exons AAATACAGAGATCatgaaaaagacagaaaaaaattggCCCAAATTTTGCTCCAGGATATTTTAAATCTAAGAAGAGAACATATGATAGGATTTTGGCTTAGTCTTTATAACCTACGAAGGGAACATGGACTTCCGAGCTTACATTCTGTACTTGACGAGTTCTATCAAAAAG GTGGGTCCTTAGAGGAAGAAATCCTACTGGATGAATATGGTCACACGCTTCCTCCAAAGTTGAAAG ACATCCAGAACCTCCACAAAAAGTGTTTACAAGAAAGAACTGCTAAACTCGTGGAACATAAACCTCCAAGATGTAACCAGGAAGAGGAAAGTTTTCCAATCTGCACACGTTATGTGACCCTCATCATTGTCTCCACTGATCACTTCAGGAAACAATATGAGAATGAGCTCATAGAGACCGGGGTAAAACATGaggaatatttaaaggaaacccaaaATGAATTGCAACGGGTTTTCCTCAACAAGATTTTCCGCTGGTGCCACCGGTCCAGACTTGTGCCACAAATGGTGATGGTGGTCGGAGTGCCCGGGGTAGGGAAGACCACGCTGATGCAGAAGATTGTCTATGACTGGGTGAAGGGGGATCTCTATCAAAGATTCTCTTTTGTCTTCTTCTTCAAATTCCGAAAACTCAACAAACTGGATAAGGTTAGTCTGGAGACCCTGATCCTTCATCATTACCCATATCTGTGGCAGCAGCTCGGGAACATCTTCCAGGATCCAGAGAAACTTCTCTTTATATTTGATGGATTAGATGAAAGCAATCAGACAATGGATTTCACATCCCGTCACTTGTGCTCCGACCCTAAACAGCCGGAACGTTGTggtcacattgtggtcagtttggtGAGAAAGTCTCTTCTTAATGGTTGTTCTGTTCTAATGACCAGTCGCCCGACCAGACTGGCATCAATGGATTGTAGGGATTTCCAGCGAATGGTAGAAATTACTGGATTCTTCACAGAAGAAAGAAAGATTTACTTTGACAATTTCTTCCGTGACCCTGAACTGGCAGAAAAGGCTTTTACCTATGTGAGGCAGAATGACACATTGTACACGTTCTGTTACCTCCCGTCCTACTGCTGGATCATCTGTACAGTATTATCCAGGAGCTTCCAGACAACAAGTAGTGACCAGCAGGTCTCATTATTACCCAAAACTGTGACCCAGCTCTTTGCTATATTTGTCGCCAACATCCTGTCCAATCACAGCCTGGAGAAAAGTGGCGCCCAGAAGCTCCTGCAGTCCATCGGATGGATGGCAGAACATGGGGTCATGAATCACAGGGTTATATTTGATGGTCGGGATCTGGAATCTTTCCATGTGGACAATAAGTCAAAGCTCTTATCAAGTTTTCTTATGGAATCGGAGGAACCTGTGTCCTATTCCTTCTTACATCTCACTGTCCAGGAATTCTTCTCTGCCTTTGTGCATTATGCCGATTATTCTCCTGAGAAGCTACAGGAATCACTAGAAAGAGCCCTATCCTATTGTGATGGACGAGGTGAGATGTTCCTCCGCTTCCTGTGTGGTCTATCAGATGccaccaccaggtcactactaaccGGATACCTGGCCACACAAGCAGCTCAGGCCTCCAGAGACGTCATCACTTGGCTGAAAAATTTTATTCCTGAAGAACAAATACAGGCACACAGTGAAGACCACAAACGGCATCTTCTCAGGACATTTTTCTATCTTTTCGAAGCCCGTAATGCGGATCTAGTGCAGGAATCATTAAAATCATACACATGTATTGACCTTTCTACAGTTCGGATGTCGGCTCTCGATTGTGCAGTGTTAGCATTTATTTTGGACACCTGCAAAACCATTGAAGAACTCAATCTGACTGGCTGTTTTCTACAGACTGAAGGTTTAGAAAGACTCTCTCCAGGATTGCATACTGTGAAATATCTCAg CTTGAGAGCAAATAATTTGACGAACCATTCTTGTATATCATTGGCTTCTGTAATAAGGACCAACCCATTCCTGAGGAAACTTCACCTTTCTTATAACCGTCTGTCTGGTCCTCACCTCAGTGACTTGATGGGAGCTCTGTCCAGTCCAACTTGTGAGATAGAGGAATTACG TTTGGCTGATAATGATTTAACAGACACGTGCTGCATCCAGCTGGCATCTGGAATGACCAACCCATCCCTCAAGATACTTGACTTATCTCGTAACCGTCTTTCCGGTCCTCACCTCGAAGACCTGATGAAAGCTCTGTCCAGTCCAGGCTGCAGGATAGAGGAATTATA TTTGGATAAGGTTggactaccagacacatcctgcatCCAGCTGGCATCTGGAATAAGGAATAACCCCTTCCTGAAGAGACTTGACTTGTCTAATAACTTTCTATCTGGTCATCACCTCAAAGACTTGATGGAGGCTCTGACAAGTTCAACCTGCAAGATAGAGGAATTACA CATGCTGGGTAATGGATTGTCAGACGCAGAAGAAGAAGCCGTAAGAAATCTGAGGACCCTTAAATCCAATCTGAAGATATTAATCTGA
- the LOC140069271 gene encoding NACHT, LRR and PYD domains-containing protein 12-like isoform X2: protein MIGFWLSLYNLRREHGLPSLHSVLDEFYQKGGSLEEEILLDEYGHTLPPKLKDIQNLHKKCLQERTAKLVEHKPPRCNQEEESFPICTRYVTLIIVSTDHFRKQYENELIETGVKHEEYLKETQNELQRVFLNKIFRWCHRSRLVPQMVMVVGVPGVGKTTLMQKIVYDWVKGDLYQRFSFVFFFKFRKLNKLDKVSLETLILHHYPYLWQQLGNIFQDPEKLLFIFDGLDESNQTMDFTSRHLCSDPKQPERCGHIVVSLVRKSLLNGCSVLMTSRPTRLASMDCRDFQRMVEITGFFTEERKIYFDNFFRDPELAEKAFTYVRQNDTLYTFCYLPSYCWIICTVLSRSFQTTSSDQQVSLLPKTVTQLFAIFVANILSNHSLEKSGAQKLLQSIGWMAEHGVMNHRVIFDGRDLESFHVDNKSKLLSSFLMESEEPVSYSFLHLTVQEFFSAFVHYADYSPEKLQESLERALSYCDGRGEMFLRFLCGLSDATTRSLLTGYLATQAAQASRDVITWLKNFIPEEQIQAHSEDHKRHLLRTFFYLFEARNADLVQESLKSYTCIDLSTVRMSALDCAVLAFILDTCKTIEELNLTGCFLQTEGLERLSPGLHTVKYLSLRANNLTNHSCISLASVIRTNPFLRKLHLSYNRLSGPHLSDLMGALSSPTCEIEELRLADNDLTDTCCIQLASGMTNPSLKILDLSRNRLSGPHLEDLMKALSSPGCRIEELYLDKVGLPDTSCIQLASGIRNNPFLKRLDLSNNFLSGHHLKDLMEALTSSTCKIEELHMLGNGLSDAEEEAVRNLRTLKSNLKILI from the exons ATGATAGGATTTTGGCTTAGTCTTTATAACCTACGAAGGGAACATGGACTTCCGAGCTTACATTCTGTACTTGACGAGTTCTATCAAAAAG GTGGGTCCTTAGAGGAAGAAATCCTACTGGATGAATATGGTCACACGCTTCCTCCAAAGTTGAAAG ACATCCAGAACCTCCACAAAAAGTGTTTACAAGAAAGAACTGCTAAACTCGTGGAACATAAACCTCCAAGATGTAACCAGGAAGAGGAAAGTTTTCCAATCTGCACACGTTATGTGACCCTCATCATTGTCTCCACTGATCACTTCAGGAAACAATATGAGAATGAGCTCATAGAGACCGGGGTAAAACATGaggaatatttaaaggaaacccaaaATGAATTGCAACGGGTTTTCCTCAACAAGATTTTCCGCTGGTGCCACCGGTCCAGACTTGTGCCACAAATGGTGATGGTGGTCGGAGTGCCCGGGGTAGGGAAGACCACGCTGATGCAGAAGATTGTCTATGACTGGGTGAAGGGGGATCTCTATCAAAGATTCTCTTTTGTCTTCTTCTTCAAATTCCGAAAACTCAACAAACTGGATAAGGTTAGTCTGGAGACCCTGATCCTTCATCATTACCCATATCTGTGGCAGCAGCTCGGGAACATCTTCCAGGATCCAGAGAAACTTCTCTTTATATTTGATGGATTAGATGAAAGCAATCAGACAATGGATTTCACATCCCGTCACTTGTGCTCCGACCCTAAACAGCCGGAACGTTGTggtcacattgtggtcagtttggtGAGAAAGTCTCTTCTTAATGGTTGTTCTGTTCTAATGACCAGTCGCCCGACCAGACTGGCATCAATGGATTGTAGGGATTTCCAGCGAATGGTAGAAATTACTGGATTCTTCACAGAAGAAAGAAAGATTTACTTTGACAATTTCTTCCGTGACCCTGAACTGGCAGAAAAGGCTTTTACCTATGTGAGGCAGAATGACACATTGTACACGTTCTGTTACCTCCCGTCCTACTGCTGGATCATCTGTACAGTATTATCCAGGAGCTTCCAGACAACAAGTAGTGACCAGCAGGTCTCATTATTACCCAAAACTGTGACCCAGCTCTTTGCTATATTTGTCGCCAACATCCTGTCCAATCACAGCCTGGAGAAAAGTGGCGCCCAGAAGCTCCTGCAGTCCATCGGATGGATGGCAGAACATGGGGTCATGAATCACAGGGTTATATTTGATGGTCGGGATCTGGAATCTTTCCATGTGGACAATAAGTCAAAGCTCTTATCAAGTTTTCTTATGGAATCGGAGGAACCTGTGTCCTATTCCTTCTTACATCTCACTGTCCAGGAATTCTTCTCTGCCTTTGTGCATTATGCCGATTATTCTCCTGAGAAGCTACAGGAATCACTAGAAAGAGCCCTATCCTATTGTGATGGACGAGGTGAGATGTTCCTCCGCTTCCTGTGTGGTCTATCAGATGccaccaccaggtcactactaaccGGATACCTGGCCACACAAGCAGCTCAGGCCTCCAGAGACGTCATCACTTGGCTGAAAAATTTTATTCCTGAAGAACAAATACAGGCACACAGTGAAGACCACAAACGGCATCTTCTCAGGACATTTTTCTATCTTTTCGAAGCCCGTAATGCGGATCTAGTGCAGGAATCATTAAAATCATACACATGTATTGACCTTTCTACAGTTCGGATGTCGGCTCTCGATTGTGCAGTGTTAGCATTTATTTTGGACACCTGCAAAACCATTGAAGAACTCAATCTGACTGGCTGTTTTCTACAGACTGAAGGTTTAGAAAGACTCTCTCCAGGATTGCATACTGTGAAATATCTCAg CTTGAGAGCAAATAATTTGACGAACCATTCTTGTATATCATTGGCTTCTGTAATAAGGACCAACCCATTCCTGAGGAAACTTCACCTTTCTTATAACCGTCTGTCTGGTCCTCACCTCAGTGACTTGATGGGAGCTCTGTCCAGTCCAACTTGTGAGATAGAGGAATTACG TTTGGCTGATAATGATTTAACAGACACGTGCTGCATCCAGCTGGCATCTGGAATGACCAACCCATCCCTCAAGATACTTGACTTATCTCGTAACCGTCTTTCCGGTCCTCACCTCGAAGACCTGATGAAAGCTCTGTCCAGTCCAGGCTGCAGGATAGAGGAATTATA TTTGGATAAGGTTggactaccagacacatcctgcatCCAGCTGGCATCTGGAATAAGGAATAACCCCTTCCTGAAGAGACTTGACTTGTCTAATAACTTTCTATCTGGTCATCACCTCAAAGACTTGATGGAGGCTCTGACAAGTTCAACCTGCAAGATAGAGGAATTACA CATGCTGGGTAATGGATTGTCAGACGCAGAAGAAGAAGCCGTAAGAAATCTGAGGACCCTTAAATCCAATCTGAAGATATTAATCTGA